From Rutidosis leptorrhynchoides isolate AG116_Rl617_1_P2 chromosome 3, CSIRO_AGI_Rlap_v1, whole genome shotgun sequence, a single genomic window includes:
- the LOC139902907 gene encoding ubiquitin carboxyl-terminal hydrolase 18-like — MHDYSSSLDLNRYLQYGITAFAIVFGLIYFIKHTAAKYFVVFGDQHSNSNSNSHLLLSSIQSDVVSSSTMPGLVSSRDSCAVCGSLTTKQCARCKFVKYCSESCQKSHWPGHKKKCDEFRLSSKSGFQGRRRCTAVALVPGAGTSTQLKKVLFPYDKFVELFNWRNQGFPPCGLLNCGNSCFANVVMQCLTYTRPLTAYLLENGHRRECRRNDWCFLCELETHMERVSRSNHAFSPINILSRLPNIGGNFGYGKQEDAHEFMRFVIDTMQSVCLDVYGGEQAVHPSSQETTLIQHIFGGRLQSQVICAKCNNVSNQFENMMDLTVEINGDAASLEECLDQFTAKEWLDGENKYKCDGCNDYVLAWKRLNINMAPNILTIALKRFQSGRYGKLNKRVTFPETLDLSPYMSEGANSNDKYKLYAVVVHVDMLNASYFGHYICYTKDFSGNWYRIDDCKVDAVELDEVLSQGAYMLLYSRVSARQSCLNPIEETSNKDDLQTSNVTHEKTPNLSPDSVNYSPNAESADATEQCDTLMHANILSENASTSQNSVDSTMELHTADSNTGSSSLGNNGDCHSDCMVAVEVDTPPFIDTNCSTENSNGTDKSASDQSDVINNIEGIVGVSSSILNGEEANGTDSVNLESKPEKPDSFMRSPIQGSSEKPVKTSSSETKLKPLISAGFLAKRPRKILNTQKDENALENKQVNGDLKPTLLQ, encoded by the exons ATGCATGACTATAGTTCTTCTTTGGATCTCAATCGCTATTTACAGTACGGAATCACAGCTTTCGCAATTGTTTttggtttaatttattttattaaacacACTGCCGCTAAATACTTTGTTGTTTTCGGCGACCAACATTCCAATTCCAATTCCAATTCTCATTTGCTATTATCATCTATTCAATCCGACGTCGTTTCATCTTCAACGATGCCTGGCCTTGTTTCGTCACGTGATTCGTGTGCTGTTTGTGGTAGCTTGACGACGAAGCAGTGTGCGCGATGTAAATTTGTtaaatattg CTCGGAATCTTGTCAAAAATCTCATTGGCCCGGGCACAAGAAAAAATGTGATGAATTTCGGCTGTCCAGCAAATCAGGCTTTCAAGGAAGAAGACGTTGTACTGCAGTTGCACTTGTCCCTGGCGCTGGGACCTCTACGCAGTTAAAAAAG GTCCTTTTTCCCTATGACAAATTTGTAGAGCTCTTTAACTGGAGGAACCAAGGATTTCCTCCATGTGGGCTTCTGAATTGTGGAAACAG TTGCTTTGCCAATGTAGTCATGCAATGTTTAACTTACACTCGGCCACTTACTGCTTATTTACTGGAGAACGGTCATCGGAGGGAAT GTCGGCGGAACGACTGGTGTTTCTTGTGCGAACTTGAAACTCATATGGAAAGAGTCAGCCGAAGTAATCATGCTTTTTCACCAATCAATATTTTGTCACGATTGCCAAATATTGGTGGTAATTTTGGCTATGGAAAACAGGAGGATGCACACGAGTTCATGAG GTTTGTTATTGATACAATGCAATCAGTTTGTCTTGATGTATACGGTGGAGAACAAGCTGTGCATCCTAGTTCTCAGGAGACAACCCTTATTCAACATATATTTGGGGGTCGCCTTCAATCACAG GTGATCTGTGCAAAATGCAATAATGTATCGAATCAATTTGAAAACATGATGGATTTGACTGTAGAGATTAATGGGGATGCTGCATCTCTTGAGGAATGTTTGGATCAATTTACAGCCAAAGAATGGCTTGATGGAGAAAATAAGTACAAGTGTGATGG ATGTAATGACTATGTATTGGCATGGAAAAGATTAAACATTAATATGGCTCCAAATATTCTCACCATTGCTTTGAAGAGATTTCAG AGCGGGAGATACGGTAAACTTAATAAGAGGGTGACATTTCCAGAAACATTAGATCTTAGTCCTTACATGAGTGAGGGTGCAAATAGCAATGATAAGTACAAGCTATATGCTGTTGTTGTCCATGTGGACATGCTGAATGCATCATACTTTGGTCACTACATTTGTTATACAAAGGACTTCTCTGGAAACTGGTACCGAATTGATGACTGCAAG GTCGATGCAGTTGAACTGGATGAAGTGCTTTCTCAAGGAGCTTATATGCTGCTGTATAGCAG AGTCTCTGCAAGACAATCATGCTTAAATCCTATAGAAGAAACTTCTAATAAAGATGACCTTCAAACATCAAATGTCACCCATGAAAAAACGCCCAATTTAAGCCCGGATTCTGTTAATTACTCGCCGAATGCAGAATCGGCTGATGCTACTGAACAATGTGACACTCTGATGCATGCTAATATTCTATCTGAAAACGCTTCTACATCTCAAAATTCTGTCGATAGTACCATGGAACTACACACAGCAGATTCAAATACGGGCTCTTCAAGTTTAGGTAATAACGGAGATTGTCACAGTGATTGTATGGTTGCCGTTGAGGTAGACACTCCACCGTTTATAGATACTAATTGTTCTACCGAAAATAGTAACGGAACAGACAAATCTGCTTCTGATCAAAGTGATGTCATTAACAATATTGAGGGTATCGTTGGGGTTTCATCTTCTATCTTAAATGGTGAAGAAGCTAACGGAACGGATTCTGTAAATCTTGAATCTAAGCCCGAGAAACCTGATTCATTCATGAGGTCACCTATTCAAGGTTCTTCTGAAAAACCGGTAAAAACAAGTTCATCTGAAACAAAATTAAAACCACTGATCTCCGCAGGTTTCCTTGCAAAACGACCGCGGAAAATTCTCAATACCCAAAAAGACGAAAATGCC